One Egicoccus halophilus genomic region harbors:
- the yicI gene encoding alpha-xylosidase, with the protein MKFSDGYWLMRDGVRAHVPAEAYDVRPGPGCFSVDAPTHPIRHRGDTLKGPVLTVRCSSPMDEVIRVSVTHHAGGTDPGPHFAVLPDRPDAEVHVDDTEAVLQAGRLAVRVRRGAPFGLSFEADGRVLTASGTKAMAKLELDGRSYVREQLELGLDQHVYGLGERFGPFVKNGQVVDIWNADGGTSSEQAYKNVPFYLTDGGYGVFVDTPAHVSFEVASEVNSRVSFSVEGQTLSYLVIHGPSPKAILERYTALTGRPALPPAWSFGLWLSTSFTTDYDEATVTSFIEGMEQRELPLSVFHFDCFWMREFHWCDFEWDPRTFPDPKGMLQRLKDRGLKVCVWINPYIAQRSPLFEEGREAGYLLRRPDGSVWQWDLWQPGMALVDFTNPAARAWYVGKLEALLDMGVDSFKTDFGERVPTDVVWHDGSDPALMHNYYAHLYNASVFELLERRRGRGDAVVFARSATAGGQQFPVHWGGDCESTFVSMAESLRGGLSLGLSGFGFWSHDIGGFEGTPDPAVFKRWIAFGLLSSHSRLHGSGSYRVPWLVDEESVDVLRSFTHLKLRLMPYLWGAAHEATQQGVPVMRAMPLEFPDDPACTHLDRQYLLGGDLLVAPVFSASGDVSYYVPEGAWTSLLTGEVVQGPGWRTERHGFDSLPLLVRPGAVLATTERVERPDHDLRDGVVLRVHGLADGTERTVVVPAVDDQAPARFTLRRAGGRVTATAEGAPGPWSLVLVGVDGEVVDGDRAEDAELQVTAATGVGALVVDLADGDDPRW; encoded by the coding sequence GTGAAGTTCAGTGACGGTTACTGGTTGATGCGCGACGGCGTCCGCGCGCACGTCCCCGCCGAGGCCTACGACGTGCGCCCCGGGCCCGGCTGCTTCTCCGTCGACGCGCCCACCCACCCGATCCGCCACCGTGGGGACACCCTCAAGGGGCCGGTGCTGACGGTGCGCTGCAGCTCACCGATGGACGAGGTGATCCGGGTCAGCGTCACCCACCACGCCGGGGGCACCGACCCCGGCCCGCACTTCGCGGTCCTGCCCGATCGGCCCGACGCCGAGGTGCACGTCGACGACACCGAGGCGGTGCTGCAGGCCGGCCGCCTCGCGGTGCGCGTCCGGCGCGGGGCGCCGTTCGGGCTGAGCTTCGAGGCCGACGGCCGTGTGCTCACCGCCAGCGGCACCAAGGCGATGGCCAAGCTGGAGCTCGACGGACGTTCCTACGTGCGTGAGCAGCTCGAGCTCGGCCTCGACCAGCACGTCTACGGACTCGGTGAGCGGTTCGGACCGTTCGTGAAGAACGGCCAGGTCGTCGACATCTGGAACGCCGACGGCGGCACCAGCAGCGAACAGGCCTACAAGAACGTCCCGTTCTACCTCACCGACGGGGGATACGGCGTGTTCGTCGACACCCCGGCCCACGTCTCCTTCGAGGTCGCCAGCGAGGTGAACTCGCGGGTGTCGTTCAGCGTCGAGGGCCAGACCCTGTCCTACCTCGTCATCCACGGCCCGAGCCCGAAGGCGATCCTGGAACGCTACACCGCACTGACCGGGCGCCCCGCGCTGCCGCCCGCATGGTCGTTCGGCTTGTGGTTGTCGACCTCGTTCACCACCGACTACGACGAGGCCACGGTCACGAGCTTCATCGAGGGCATGGAACAGCGCGAGCTGCCGCTGAGCGTGTTCCACTTCGACTGCTTCTGGATGCGCGAGTTCCACTGGTGCGACTTCGAGTGGGACCCGCGGACGTTCCCCGACCCCAAGGGCATGCTGCAGCGCCTCAAGGACCGGGGCCTGAAGGTCTGTGTCTGGATCAACCCCTACATCGCGCAGCGTTCGCCGCTGTTCGAGGAGGGTCGCGAGGCCGGCTACCTGCTGCGTCGCCCTGACGGCAGCGTGTGGCAGTGGGACCTGTGGCAGCCCGGCATGGCGCTGGTCGACTTCACCAATCCCGCGGCGCGCGCCTGGTACGTCGGCAAGCTCGAGGCGCTGCTCGACATGGGCGTGGACAGCTTCAAGACCGACTTCGGCGAGCGGGTGCCGACCGACGTCGTGTGGCACGACGGCTCCGACCCCGCGCTGATGCACAACTACTACGCGCATCTCTACAACGCCTCGGTGTTCGAGCTGCTCGAGCGACGGCGGGGCCGCGGCGACGCGGTGGTGTTCGCCCGCTCGGCGACCGCCGGCGGACAGCAGTTCCCCGTGCACTGGGGCGGGGACTGCGAGTCGACGTTCGTGTCGATGGCCGAGAGCCTGCGCGGTGGGTTGTCGCTCGGCCTGTCCGGCTTCGGGTTCTGGAGCCACGACATCGGCGGCTTCGAGGGCACCCCGGACCCGGCCGTCTTCAAGCGCTGGATCGCCTTCGGCCTGCTGTCCTCGCACAGCCGGCTCCACGGCTCGGGGTCCTACCGGGTGCCGTGGTTGGTCGACGAGGAGTCGGTCGACGTCCTGCGCTCCTTCACGCACCTCAAGCTGCGCCTGATGCCCTACCTGTGGGGCGCCGCCCACGAGGCCACGCAGCAGGGAGTGCCCGTGATGCGCGCGATGCCGCTCGAGTTCCCCGACGACCCCGCCTGCACCCACCTCGACCGTCAGTACCTGCTCGGCGGTGACCTGCTCGTGGCGCCCGTCTTCTCCGCTTCGGGAGACGTGTCCTACTACGTCCCCGAGGGTGCCTGGACCTCGCTGCTGACCGGCGAGGTCGTCCAGGGGCCGGGCTGGCGCACCGAGCGCCACGGGTTCGACAGCCTGCCGCTGTTGGTGCGTCCCGGCGCCGTGCTGGCGACGACCGAGCGGGTCGAGCGTCCCGACCACGACCTGCGCGACGGCGTGGTGCTCCGGGTCCACGGGCTCGCCGACGGCACCGAGCGCACCGTCGTGGTGCCCGCCGTGGACGACCAGGCGCCCGCGCGCTTCACGCTGCGTCGCGCCGGTGGCCGCGTCACGGCGACCGCCGAGGGCGCGCCGGGGCCGTGGTCGCTGGTGCTGGTCGGCGTCGACGGCGAGGTGGTCGACGGGGACCGCGCCGAGGACGCGGAACTGCAGGTGACGGCCGCCACCGGCGTCGGTGCGCTGGTCGTGGACCTCGCGGACGGTGACGACCCGCGCTGGTGA
- a CDS encoding carbohydrate ABC transporter permease — MATTTPLRPPADRVTPPVERLPRTRASLGPWVVLALLVVVALLTLAPFLLVTMNAIKTPAEYSTNGPLALPEGLYLQGLIDFWHRVDFGQKLINSALISGTVAVGAVVLSLCNAFVIGIGRVRGRLAFLVLFLLANMLPHEALAYPLYYLARAVGIYDTRFAVIVIFTVIQSAFGTYLLSSVLAKFPTEILEAARVDGATKWQLLWRVIVPVSRPTLSVLFVFFFIWTWNEFFLPLIFLISNANQTVPVALGVLQGQRLMDATMSSASGLLGVLPAIVFFLLFQRTLTRGITAGAVK, encoded by the coding sequence ATGGCGACCACCACACCGCTGCGGCCACCGGCAGACCGGGTCACCCCGCCGGTCGAGCGTCTGCCCCGGACCCGGGCGTCACTGGGCCCCTGGGTCGTGCTCGCGCTCCTCGTCGTCGTCGCCCTGCTGACGTTGGCCCCGTTCCTGCTCGTCACGATGAACGCGATCAAGACGCCGGCGGAGTACTCGACCAACGGTCCGCTCGCGCTGCCCGAGGGCCTGTATCTGCAGGGCTTGATCGACTTCTGGCACCGGGTCGACTTCGGGCAGAAGCTGATCAACAGCGCGCTCATCAGCGGCACGGTGGCCGTCGGGGCGGTGGTGCTCTCGCTGTGCAACGCGTTCGTCATCGGCATCGGCCGCGTGCGGGGCCGACTCGCGTTCCTGGTGCTGTTCCTGCTGGCCAACATGCTGCCCCACGAGGCGCTGGCCTACCCGCTGTACTACCTCGCACGGGCGGTCGGGATCTACGACACCCGCTTCGCCGTGATCGTGATCTTCACCGTGATCCAGAGCGCCTTCGGGACCTACCTGCTGTCGAGCGTGCTGGCGAAGTTCCCGACCGAGATCCTCGAGGCCGCCCGGGTCGACGGTGCCACCAAGTGGCAACTGCTGTGGCGCGTGATCGTCCCCGTCAGCCGTCCGACGCTGTCGGTGCTGTTCGTGTTCTTCTTCATCTGGACCTGGAACGAGTTCTTCCTGCCACTGATCTTCCTGATCTCGAACGCCAACCAGACGGTGCCCGTGGCGCTGGGGGTGCTCCAGGGCCAGCGGCTGATGGACGCCACCATGTCCAGCGCCTCGGGCCTGCTCGGCGTGCTCCCCGCCATCGTCTTCTTCCTGCTCTTCCAGCGGACCCTCACCCGGGGGATCACCGCCGGTGCGGTCAAGTGA
- a CDS encoding LacI family DNA-binding transcriptional regulator → MASDVTPPRLPRRGVTISDVARHAGVAPSTVSYALSGKRTVSEPVRRRIERTIEELGYRPHAGARALASRRSQILALMMPLRTGVYVPILMEFAAAIVTEARSHDHDVLLLTGESGSAGLQRVAAGAMADAVVLMDVEEDDTRVPTLRELGRPAVLLGLPDDRQGLVCCDLDWEAAGRLAVASLAELGHRRIGLIGQPTAVHERHTGFARRFTDGLHDEGARRGVHTAQRPGEATFGELRAALDALAAELDGLTALVVHNEAIVPLVLEELSSRGVEVPGQLSVVCVAPQTMAAASRLTGVSIPVEDIGRRAVQLVMQQLDAADVAPVTLLPPRLVDRGSTAPPGR, encoded by the coding sequence ATGGCAAGCGACGTGACGCCCCCGCGACTCCCCCGACGCGGTGTCACCATCAGCGACGTGGCCAGACACGCCGGTGTGGCGCCCAGCACGGTGTCCTATGCCCTGTCGGGCAAGCGGACCGTGTCGGAGCCGGTGCGCCGGCGCATCGAGCGGACGATCGAGGAGCTCGGCTACCGGCCGCACGCCGGCGCACGGGCGCTGGCGAGCCGACGTTCGCAGATCCTGGCGCTCATGATGCCCCTGCGCACCGGCGTCTACGTCCCGATCCTGATGGAGTTCGCCGCGGCCATCGTCACCGAGGCACGCAGCCACGACCACGACGTGCTGCTGCTGACCGGCGAATCGGGATCGGCAGGGCTGCAACGCGTCGCCGCTGGAGCGATGGCGGACGCCGTCGTGCTCATGGACGTCGAGGAGGACGACACCCGCGTGCCGACCCTGCGGGAGCTGGGACGTCCGGCCGTGCTCCTCGGGCTGCCCGACGACCGCCAGGGGCTGGTCTGCTGCGACCTGGACTGGGAGGCCGCCGGCCGGCTCGCGGTGGCCTCCCTCGCCGAGCTCGGCCACCGACGGATCGGCCTGATCGGGCAACCGACGGCCGTGCACGAGCGGCACACCGGGTTCGCCCGCCGCTTCACCGACGGGCTGCACGACGAAGGTGCTCGACGCGGCGTCCACACGGCACAACGACCCGGCGAAGCGACCTTCGGGGAGCTGCGCGCCGCCCTCGACGCGTTGGCGGCGGAGCTCGACGGGCTGACGGCGCTGGTGGTGCACAACGAGGCGATCGTGCCGCTGGTGCTCGAGGAGCTGTCGAGTCGCGGCGTCGAGGTGCCCGGCCAGCTGTCGGTCGTGTGCGTCGCGCCGCAGACGATGGCGGCGGCCTCGCGTCTGACCGGCGTGTCGATCCCGGTCGAGGACATCGGGCGCCGGGCGGTGCAGCTGGTGATGCAACAGCTCGACGCCGCGGACGTGGCTCCCGTGACGCTGCTGCCGCCACGCCTGGTGGACCGCGGTTCCACGGCTCCCCCGGGCCGCTG
- a CDS encoding carbohydrate ABC transporter permease, with product MAKQRGAVVVDRGFLPFLVPGLLLFAVVIALPLTMNIGLSFTTWTGVGTPSWVGLDNYTRLVSDAAFWASFRNILAMIVAMAIVPTVLGLFLASLLFDYVGKKLGDRPASGLRAAFYLPQVLPVAVAGVVWGWILHPTYGALNLSLRTLGLDTLTRNWLGDHSTALLSVMAVMIWFQVGYPVVIFMAGLQRVDPQLYEAAELDGANWAQRFRHITVHMIRPEIFVVLLTTTIAALKVFGPIYVLTRGGPGNATNVPSYFAYQNFFERAQVGYGAAIATVLTLIVVVFSALFLGAQSRDELREAS from the coding sequence ATGGCCAAACAACGTGGTGCCGTGGTGGTCGACCGCGGTTTCCTGCCCTTCCTGGTACCCGGCCTGCTGCTCTTCGCCGTGGTCATCGCGCTGCCGCTGACGATGAACATCGGGCTGAGCTTCACCACCTGGACCGGCGTCGGGACGCCGTCGTGGGTGGGGTTGGACAACTACACCCGGCTGGTGTCCGACGCGGCCTTCTGGGCGTCGTTCCGCAACATCCTGGCGATGATCGTCGCGATGGCGATCGTGCCCACCGTGCTGGGGCTGTTCCTGGCCTCGCTGCTGTTCGACTACGTCGGCAAGAAGCTCGGTGACCGACCGGCCAGCGGGTTGCGCGCGGCCTTCTACCTGCCGCAGGTACTGCCGGTGGCCGTCGCCGGCGTCGTGTGGGGCTGGATCCTGCACCCGACCTACGGGGCGCTCAACCTCTCGTTGCGCACGCTCGGTCTCGACACGCTCACCCGCAACTGGCTGGGTGACCACAGCACGGCGCTGCTGTCGGTGATGGCGGTGATGATCTGGTTCCAGGTCGGCTACCCGGTGGTCATCTTCATGGCCGGCCTGCAACGGGTCGATCCCCAGCTGTACGAGGCCGCCGAACTCGACGGCGCCAACTGGGCACAGCGGTTCCGGCACATCACCGTGCACATGATCCGTCCGGAGATCTTCGTGGTCCTGCTGACCACCACCATCGCTGCGCTCAAGGTGTTCGGGCCGATCTACGTGCTCACCCGTGGCGGCCCCGGCAACGCCACCAACGTCCCGAGCTACTTCGCCTACCAGAATTTCTTCGAGCGGGCGCAGGTCGGCTACGGCGCCGCGATCGCCACCGTCCTGACGCTCATCGTGGTGGTCTTCAGCGCGCTCTTCCTCGGTGCCCAGTCACGCGACGAGTTGCGGGAGGCGAGCTGA
- a CDS encoding ABC transporter substrate-binding protein: MGSGNWYGVPNYAEFVMFYYNQDLFEEHGVEVPTTLAELEAAMDTFVTEGVTPLAFSGSEYPAQQVWYQLALSQGDRSLVDAFQLYEGELDFTNDAFTYGADKLTEWVDAGYVSTDAIGLPAEDMGTAFISGQHPLMLSGTWWYGRLMDEIDGFEWSSFLFPESELYPGSSGNLWVIPEGASNKDLAYEFIDITMRPEIQNILGNEGGLPVAAEADAITDPKNQELVEHFNRINEQDGLAFYPDWPVPGYYDTLVANTQDLVSGRASTEQFLTSIEQPWRDHVATLAR; encoded by the coding sequence ATGGGTTCGGGCAACTGGTACGGCGTGCCCAACTACGCCGAGTTCGTGATGTTCTACTACAACCAAGACCTCTTCGAGGAGCACGGGGTGGAGGTCCCGACCACGCTCGCCGAGCTCGAGGCGGCGATGGACACCTTCGTGACCGAGGGCGTGACGCCGCTGGCCTTCAGCGGGTCGGAGTACCCGGCGCAGCAGGTGTGGTATCAGCTGGCGCTCAGCCAGGGCGACCGCAGCCTGGTCGACGCCTTCCAGCTCTACGAGGGTGAGCTCGACTTCACCAACGACGCGTTCACCTACGGCGCCGATAAGCTCACCGAGTGGGTCGACGCCGGCTACGTCAGCACGGACGCGATCGGGCTGCCGGCCGAGGACATGGGCACCGCCTTCATCAGCGGCCAGCACCCGTTGATGCTGTCGGGCACCTGGTGGTACGGCCGGCTGATGGACGAGATCGACGGCTTCGAATGGAGCTCGTTCCTGTTCCCCGAGTCGGAGCTCTACCCCGGCTCGAGCGGCAACCTGTGGGTGATCCCCGAGGGCGCGAGCAACAAGGACCTCGCCTACGAGTTCATCGACATCACCATGCGTCCGGAGATCCAGAACATCCTCGGCAACGAGGGCGGTCTGCCCGTCGCCGCCGAGGCCGACGCGATCACCGACCCGAAGAACCAGGAACTGGTCGAGCACTTCAACCGGATCAACGAGCAGGACGGGTTGGCCTTCTACCCCGACTGGCCGGTTCCGGGCTACTACGACACGCTGGTCGCCAACACGCAGGACCTGGTGTCCGGTCGCGCCTCGACCGAGCAGTTCCTCACCAGCATCGAGCAGCCCTGGCGCGATCACGTCGCCACGCTCGCTCGCTGA